In one window of Chryseobacterium sp. JV274 DNA:
- a CDS encoding response regulator transcription factor, with protein MNILLVEDDQRISNFLIKGLSEAGYNLTLADSGEKARELLHTYDFDLILMDIMLPGLDGMQLTQIIRFKGNYTPILVLSALNSPDDKIKMLDMGADDYLSKPFHFEELISRIKALTRRNKLSYQKEDQYLSCGNIVIDTDLHKVTQNDKEIEFSPTEYKLFTFLMENKNKVLSRTQILHKVWGIDFDNTTNVVDVYISYVRNKIDETEQKIIHTVKGTGYLIKD; from the coding sequence ATGAATATTTTGTTGGTAGAAGATGATCAAAGAATCAGCAATTTCCTGATTAAAGGCCTTTCTGAGGCTGGGTACAATCTCACTCTTGCAGATTCCGGGGAAAAAGCGCGTGAACTTCTTCATACCTATGATTTTGATCTTATTTTAATGGACATCATGCTTCCAGGATTGGATGGGATGCAGCTTACACAAATTATTAGATTTAAAGGAAACTATACTCCGATTCTTGTTTTAAGTGCATTGAACAGCCCGGATGATAAGATCAAAATGCTGGATATGGGCGCTGATGATTATTTATCGAAACCTTTTCATTTCGAAGAACTGATTTCAAGAATTAAAGCTTTAACCAGAAGGAATAAACTAAGCTATCAGAAAGAAGATCAATATTTGTCATGTGGAAATATCGTCATTGATACAGATCTTCACAAAGTAACGCAGAACGATAAGGAAATAGAATTTTCGCCTACAGAATACAAGCTTTTTACTTTCCTGATGGAGAATAAAAATAAGGTGCTGAGCAGAACCCAGATTTTACATAAGGTATGGGGAATTGATTTTGATAATACAACGAATGTGGTAGATGTTTATATTTCCTATGTCCGTAACAAGATTGATGAAACAGAACAAAAAATTATTCATACAGTAAAAGGAACAGGATATTTGATCAAAGACTGA
- a CDS encoding sensor histidine kinase, which translates to MTLRNRFTLISSLSFGIVSIITSAVIFFAYYDSTKIFYFEKLRNTALISAIYYLEKDELPKDRHAQIKKEYNHLIQNNRVAVYNQNNEVTFGHNVNDKNIKLSDLQAVRNNKGVQFMSDNQFYYGIFYPDNQGDFVVFVKSSNDSFQSQILRLAIIMLSVLVIGLLAIYFLSRYLSKVVYKPISNVVERINKVDYNNISTAITSMNTNDEIEDLIKSYNKLFGRISENVLLQQNFINYVSHEFKTPLAAISGNLEVFAQKDRTPEEYREVAKESLENVYEIENILNNLLLMSGMTKLEASHQQMRVDELIWKIYEKLEPKGKENNSSIKIQLQVAKPALLEFPGNETLLYLALYNIVENAIKYSYDKPVVVVLSEKNNQLYIEVRDEGRGIPSDDLMKIAETFYRGRNVDTVKGSGIGLSLSKSIFDHHHIAMKIDSVVNKGTSVTLIFPAHS; encoded by the coding sequence ATGACTCTCAGAAACAGATTTACCCTTATTTCAAGCCTTTCATTTGGCATTGTTTCTATCATTACATCTGCGGTGATATTTTTTGCCTATTATGACAGTACTAAAATTTTTTATTTTGAAAAGCTTAGAAATACAGCTCTTATTTCTGCCATTTATTATCTTGAAAAAGATGAGCTTCCAAAAGATAGACATGCCCAAATAAAAAAAGAATACAATCATCTTATCCAGAATAACAGGGTGGCGGTCTACAATCAGAATAACGAAGTTACTTTTGGCCATAATGTGAACGATAAGAATATAAAGCTTTCCGATTTGCAGGCTGTACGGAATAATAAAGGAGTACAGTTTATGTCTGATAATCAATTCTACTATGGGATTTTTTATCCGGACAATCAGGGAGACTTTGTTGTTTTTGTAAAATCATCAAACGATTCTTTTCAATCACAGATATTGAGACTTGCCATTATTATGCTTTCTGTATTGGTTATTGGTTTGCTGGCAATTTATTTTCTGAGCCGGTATCTTTCAAAAGTGGTTTATAAACCTATTTCCAATGTTGTAGAGCGTATTAATAAAGTAGATTATAATAATATTTCTACGGCAATTACTTCTATGAATACTAATGATGAGATTGAAGATCTTATAAAATCATATAATAAACTATTTGGTAGAATTTCGGAAAATGTTCTCTTACAGCAGAACTTTATCAATTACGTTTCTCACGAATTTAAAACTCCTTTGGCTGCAATCTCCGGAAATCTGGAAGTCTTTGCCCAAAAAGACAGAACTCCGGAAGAGTATAGAGAAGTAGCGAAAGAATCATTGGAAAACGTATACGAGATTGAAAATATTCTCAACAATCTTTTGCTGATGTCCGGAATGACCAAACTTGAAGCCTCTCATCAACAAATGAGAGTGGATGAACTGATCTGGAAAATCTACGAGAAATTAGAACCGAAAGGAAAAGAAAACAATTCATCCATTAAAATACAGCTTCAGGTCGCAAAACCTGCTTTGCTGGAATTTCCGGGAAACGAAACTCTACTATATTTAGCACTGTATAATATCGTTGAAAATGCAATCAAGTATTCCTATGATAAACCGGTAGTGGTTGTATTATCAGAGAAAAATAATCAGTTATATATTGAGGTAAGAGATGAAGGGAGAGGAATTCCGTCAGATGATCTTATGAAAATAGCTGAGACCTTCTACAGAGGTAGAAATGTAGATACCGTAAAAGGCAGTGGAATTGGTTTATCCCTTTCGAAAAGTATCTTCGACCACCATCATATTGCAATGAAAATTGATTCTGTTGTCAATAAAGGTACATCGGTTACTCTTATATTTCCCGCTCACTCATAA
- a CDS encoding efflux RND transporter periplasmic adaptor subunit, with protein MNKNITKYIAAAYLSAFIIFTGCAGKEENKEAEKRYCISKELKKGIKLVKAEMLPIEESITLTGEVESNSDKTVPFVSLVDGVVIDTYFSLGDYVKKGQTLASIKSTAVNEMQDDTQTLQAQLAVAKRKLSSVEAMYKDDIASQKDLQEAKSEVAILQSNISKTQKNMQLYSAGGNTIQIKAPADGYVISKNVSKGMPVTTGGDQLFTISNLDKVWVMANVYATNMRHVYVDQPVVVKTLAYPDDSFSGKIDNISQVFNENERVLKAKIIMDNNGMKLRPGMSADVVLPVNSQNKSALAIPAKALIFDNNQSYVVVYKKDCELEIRPVAEIASNSQYIYVEGNLKPGENIIASNGLLIYENLKNQLNNSTK; from the coding sequence ATGAACAAAAATATTACCAAATACATTGCTGCGGCTTACCTGTCTGCCTTCATTATTTTTACAGGCTGTGCCGGAAAAGAAGAAAATAAAGAAGCTGAAAAAAGGTACTGCATCAGTAAAGAGCTGAAAAAAGGTATTAAACTCGTTAAAGCAGAAATGCTTCCTATAGAAGAAAGTATTACGCTCACCGGAGAAGTGGAGAGTAACTCGGATAAAACGGTTCCTTTTGTAAGTCTTGTAGACGGAGTAGTGATAGATACTTATTTTTCCCTTGGAGATTATGTAAAAAAAGGACAAACTCTGGCCAGTATAAAAAGTACAGCTGTCAACGAAATGCAGGATGATACCCAAACATTACAGGCTCAGCTTGCAGTAGCGAAAAGAAAGCTGTCTTCTGTAGAGGCCATGTATAAAGATGATATTGCTTCTCAGAAAGATTTACAGGAAGCAAAATCAGAAGTGGCCATCTTACAATCCAATATTTCCAAGACACAGAAAAATATGCAGCTTTATTCCGCAGGAGGAAATACCATTCAGATAAAAGCACCTGCGGATGGATATGTTATTTCAAAGAATGTTTCCAAAGGAATGCCGGTTACAACAGGAGGAGATCAGCTTTTTACGATTTCGAATCTGGATAAAGTGTGGGTAATGGCCAACGTGTATGCAACCAATATGAGACATGTTTATGTAGATCAGCCGGTAGTGGTAAAGACTCTTGCTTATCCGGACGACAGTTTCTCCGGAAAGATTGATAATATCTCTCAGGTTTTCAATGAAAACGAAAGGGTACTCAAGGCTAAAATCATTATGGATAATAATGGAATGAAGCTAAGACCGGGAATGTCTGCGGATGTTGTGTTACCAGTGAATTCACAAAACAAAAGTGCATTGGCTATTCCTGCGAAAGCTTTAATCTTTGATAATAACCAAAGCTATGTTGTGGTTTACAAAAAAGACTGTGAGCTAGAAATAAGACCGGTTGCGGAGATTGCTTCCAATAGCCAGTATATCTATGTAGAAGGCAATTTAAAACCAGGTGAAAATATTATTGCTTCCAACGGACTGCTGATTTATGAAAACCTGAAAAACCAATTAAATAATTCCACGAAGTAA
- a CDS encoding efflux RND transporter permease subunit, whose amino-acid sequence MRKFVQNIVSFSLKNSLIVLLGTFLLLAGGIYSYMHTPIEAFPDVTNTRVRVITQWPGRSAEEIEKFVTLPISKEMNAIPNKTSVRSISLFGLSVVTVIFDDHVNDFYAQQYASNKLGNVELPTGAEYSIEPPSGATGEIYRYIIKSKLPIKEVTAIQDWVVERELLAVPGVADVVSFGGEEKTYEIKINPTELHNYDLSPLDVYEAVSKSNINVGGDVVAKGDQAYVVRGIGLLEKKEDIENIQIEVKGSTPILVKHVAEVKISAKPRLGQVGYNKENDVVEGIVIMLRGENPSEVIARLKDRIEELNGGELPGDVQIVPIIDRTELVNTTVHTVSKNLIEGVILVSIIVFIFLYNWRTTFIVASVIPLAFLFAIIMLKIQGLPANLISMGALDFGLLLEGTLVIVEHVFVALELKAKKIGLKRFNKISKLGIIKKSAGSVASYIFFALLILIVALMPIFSFQKVEGKMFSPLAFTLGYALLGSLILSLTYVPAMCKLLLTKNIEEKENFISRFFRVNIYRIYEFSDRYKKGFIIGFVALLAVCGWRFSNYGSEFLPKLNEGAIYVRATLPNSVNLDESVRLTKEMKGILMKYDEVKFVMTQTGRPNDGTDPTGFFNIEFNIQLKPENEWKKKISKEELLEEMRVSLEKYPGINFGFSQPIQDNVEEYVAGVKAPLVIKIFGNDLFELENYANKVANSIRTVPGISDVNVFKNIGLPELRIQLHDSKMAKYGVSTADAQAVIEMTIGGQAATKFYEEERMFDVMLRFEKDYRDTPEKMGNILIPTQDNKKVPLKEIATIDYHTGPSFIYREGNSRYIGVGFNIEGRDLGSTIKEAKAKVDKEVKLPKNHKMTWAGEFESKERAAKQLAMVVPISLVLILMLLYFNFGNVKDTLISSITLAFAFIGGFLSLWFTGTIFGISAGIGFIILFGVATIDGIVLIGVMKENLQNRLSLKESIAEGVKSRIRPVVMIALMGSMGLLPAAMSNGMGSEIQKPLAIMIVGGLIVCMLLSFTILPIIFHYAYRKKHKEAI is encoded by the coding sequence ATGCGAAAATTTGTACAGAATATTGTATCCTTCTCTTTAAAAAACTCATTGATTGTTCTTTTGGGAACTTTTCTTTTGCTGGCCGGAGGAATCTATTCCTATATGCATACTCCTATTGAAGCATTTCCGGATGTTACCAATACCAGAGTAAGAGTTATTACCCAGTGGCCTGGAAGAAGTGCTGAAGAAATAGAAAAATTTGTCACACTTCCTATTTCCAAAGAAATGAATGCGATTCCGAACAAAACTTCGGTGCGTTCTATTTCCTTATTTGGATTGTCTGTGGTGACGGTTATTTTTGATGATCATGTCAATGATTTTTATGCCCAGCAATATGCTTCCAATAAACTCGGAAATGTAGAGCTTCCCACTGGAGCAGAATACAGCATTGAACCTCCCTCTGGTGCTACAGGTGAAATTTACAGATATATTATCAAAAGCAAACTTCCCATCAAAGAAGTGACAGCCATTCAGGACTGGGTGGTGGAAAGAGAATTACTGGCAGTTCCTGGTGTTGCTGATGTGGTAAGCTTTGGTGGAGAAGAAAAAACATATGAAATAAAAATTAATCCTACGGAATTACACAATTATGACCTTTCCCCCCTGGATGTGTATGAAGCGGTTTCCAAGAGTAATATTAATGTAGGAGGAGATGTAGTGGCAAAAGGAGATCAGGCTTATGTAGTGCGGGGGATTGGTCTTTTAGAGAAAAAAGAAGATATTGAGAATATTCAGATCGAAGTAAAAGGATCTACGCCCATTCTGGTAAAGCATGTGGCTGAAGTGAAAATTTCAGCAAAGCCAAGATTAGGTCAGGTAGGATATAACAAAGAAAATGATGTTGTAGAAGGAATTGTGATCATGCTTAGAGGTGAAAACCCAAGTGAAGTTATTGCAAGACTGAAAGACAGGATAGAAGAACTGAATGGGGGAGAACTTCCCGGTGATGTTCAGATTGTTCCGATCATTGACCGTACAGAATTGGTAAATACGACAGTTCATACCGTTTCCAAAAACCTTATTGAAGGAGTTATTCTGGTTTCTATCATCGTATTTATATTCCTTTACAACTGGAGAACAACCTTTATTGTAGCATCAGTAATTCCTTTGGCTTTCTTATTTGCCATTATTATGTTGAAAATTCAGGGATTGCCTGCCAACCTGATTTCCATGGGAGCTTTGGACTTCGGACTTCTGCTGGAAGGAACGCTCGTCATTGTTGAACATGTCTTTGTTGCTCTCGAACTTAAAGCTAAGAAGATAGGACTGAAGAGATTCAATAAAATTTCAAAACTTGGTATTATTAAGAAAAGTGCAGGAAGTGTAGCAAGTTATATTTTCTTCGCCCTATTGATTCTTATTGTTGCTCTGATGCCGATCTTCTCTTTCCAGAAAGTGGAAGGAAAAATGTTCTCTCCATTAGCATTTACATTGGGATATGCATTATTGGGATCTTTGATTTTAAGCTTGACTTATGTTCCGGCAATGTGTAAGCTTTTGTTAACGAAAAATATTGAAGAGAAAGAAAACTTTATCTCAAGATTCTTCAGAGTGAATATCTATAGAATTTACGAATTCAGCGACCGTTATAAAAAAGGATTCATCATTGGATTTGTTGCTTTACTTGCTGTCTGTGGATGGAGATTCTCCAATTATGGATCTGAATTTTTACCCAAGCTGAATGAAGGCGCAATCTATGTAAGAGCAACGCTTCCAAACAGTGTCAATCTGGATGAATCGGTACGGCTAACGAAAGAGATGAAAGGAATTCTTATGAAATATGATGAAGTGAAATTTGTCATGACCCAAACAGGCCGCCCGAACGATGGTACTGATCCCACAGGTTTCTTTAATATCGAATTTAATATTCAGCTAAAACCGGAGAATGAATGGAAGAAAAAAATATCCAAAGAAGAACTTCTTGAAGAAATGAGAGTTTCCCTTGAAAAATATCCGGGAATCAATTTCGGATTCAGCCAGCCTATTCAGGATAATGTGGAAGAATATGTGGCAGGAGTAAAAGCTCCGCTGGTAATTAAGATTTTCGGGAATGATCTTTTTGAACTTGAAAATTATGCCAATAAAGTTGCTAACTCCATCAGGACAGTTCCGGGAATATCTGATGTCAATGTTTTTAAAAATATTGGATTACCGGAATTGAGAATACAGCTTCATGATTCCAAAATGGCAAAATATGGAGTTTCCACAGCAGATGCGCAGGCCGTGATTGAAATGACAATCGGAGGACAGGCCGCTACCAAGTTTTATGAAGAAGAAAGAATGTTTGACGTAATGCTTAGGTTTGAAAAAGATTACAGGGATACGCCGGAAAAAATGGGAAATATTCTCATCCCGACTCAGGATAATAAGAAAGTACCGTTGAAAGAAATTGCAACAATTGATTATCATACCGGACCGTCATTTATTTACCGTGAAGGAAACAGCAGATATATCGGAGTTGGATTCAATATTGAAGGTCGTGACCTTGGAAGTACCATTAAAGAAGCCAAAGCTAAAGTAGATAAAGAAGTAAAACTTCCGAAAAATCATAAAATGACCTGGGCAGGAGAATTTGAAAGCAAAGAAAGAGCAGCAAAACAGCTGGCAATGGTAGTACCGATTTCTTTAGTTCTTATTCTGATGTTATTATATTTCAATTTTGGGAACGTAAAAGATACGCTGATTTCTTCCATTACACTGGCATTTGCATTTATAGGAGGATTTTTATCCCTTTGGTTTACGGGAACCATCTTCGGAATTTCAGCGGGAATTGGTTTTATCATTCTTTTCGGAGTAGCAACCATAGATGGTATCGTTCTGATCGGCGTGATGAAAGAAAATCTGCAAAACAGGTTGTCTCTCAAAGAATCTATCGCAGAAGGAGTGAAAAGCAGAATCCGTCCGGTAGTAATGATCGCTCTGATGGGATCTATGGGACTTCTTCCGGCAGCAATGTCAAACGGGATGGGTTCCGAAATTCAGAAACCTTTAGCCATTATGATTGTTGGAGGACTGATTGTCTGTATGCTGCTGTCATTTACAATACTGCCAATTATTTTCCATTATGCCTATCGTAAAAAGCATAAGGAAGCAATATAG
- a CDS encoding DUF5995 family protein: protein MKTIEEVLKKLDEIIIWCKENNSPAGYFACTYRIMTAQVLKGIQQKKFEDNPRMTLLDLAFAQRYLQAWESYSKGEKCTNSWYIAFEASKNKNLLILQHIFLGMNAHINLDLGISAASIMPYRKINPLKKDFENINNVIASINQNVQDSLNKICYPVDLIDKLSNGKDNAVLDFAISKARDTSWATAVIASNTPNFLRVSVIGIVDYAAAKVATQILNPKILTPSLLKEFKKCESSDVVKNIEILESTKNS, encoded by the coding sequence ATGAAAACTATTGAGGAAGTTCTTAAAAAGCTGGATGAAATCATTATCTGGTGCAAGGAAAATAATAGCCCTGCAGGATATTTCGCCTGTACCTATCGAATCATGACCGCACAGGTTCTGAAAGGTATTCAACAGAAAAAATTTGAAGACAACCCCAGAATGACATTACTGGACCTTGCTTTTGCACAGAGATATCTTCAGGCATGGGAAAGCTACAGCAAAGGAGAAAAATGTACCAACTCATGGTATATTGCCTTTGAAGCCAGCAAGAATAAAAACCTGTTGATTCTACAGCATATATTTTTGGGAATGAATGCACACATCAATCTGGATCTTGGTATTTCTGCAGCTTCCATAATGCCTTACCGGAAGATAAATCCTTTGAAAAAAGATTTTGAAAATATTAATAATGTCATTGCTTCCATTAATCAGAATGTTCAGGACTCTTTAAACAAAATCTGTTATCCTGTAGATCTTATTGATAAACTATCCAATGGGAAAGATAATGCTGTACTTGATTTTGCCATTTCCAAAGCAAGAGATACTTCCTGGGCAACGGCAGTCATTGCATCCAACACTCCGAATTTCTTAAGAGTATCTGTGATCGGCATTGTAGATTATGCGGCGGCTAAAGTCGCTACACAAATCCTGAACCCGAAGATCCTCACTCCTTCCCTTTTAAAAGAATTTAAAAAATGTGAAAGCAGTGATGTGGTAAAAAATATTGAGATCTTAGAATCTACAAAGAATTCTTAA
- a CDS encoding DUF6624 domain-containing protein gives MKIRLFVLLFLASTKLLFGQTVPKEYTDKVKTAESLYHAKDFKNSASNYSEAFKSNGWKASLNDRYNAACSWAMASGPDSAFSQLERIAVKFSNYNHITTDTDLSSLHSDKRWKPLIEKIKQNQEKAEANLNKPLVAKLGDIYNEDQKYRKQIDGIEKKYGGNSKEMDEHWQLINKKDSLNLIEVKAILDKYGWVGPDVVGGQGSVTLFLVIQHADQATQEKYLPMMRDAVKNGKAQSSSLALLEDRVALRQGKRQIYGSQIGRDPETQVYYVSPLEDPENVDKRRADVGLPPLAEYIKNWQMKWDPEQYKKDLPKLEAKTKYK, from the coding sequence ATGAAAATAAGACTATTCGTTTTGCTGTTTTTAGCATCAACAAAACTACTCTTCGGGCAAACTGTTCCCAAAGAATACACCGATAAAGTAAAAACGGCTGAATCACTTTACCATGCCAAGGATTTCAAAAACTCTGCCAGCAACTATTCTGAAGCATTTAAATCTAACGGCTGGAAAGCATCTCTAAATGACAGGTACAATGCAGCATGCTCTTGGGCAATGGCATCAGGGCCAGACAGTGCATTTTCCCAACTTGAAAGGATTGCAGTAAAATTCAGTAATTATAACCATATAACAACGGATACAGACCTTAGCTCTTTACATAGTGATAAACGATGGAAGCCTCTCATCGAAAAAATCAAACAGAATCAGGAGAAAGCAGAAGCAAATTTGAATAAACCCTTGGTCGCAAAGCTTGGTGACATTTATAATGAAGACCAAAAGTACAGAAAACAAATCGATGGTATTGAAAAAAAATACGGTGGAAACTCAAAAGAAATGGACGAGCACTGGCAGCTTATCAATAAAAAAGATTCACTAAATCTTATTGAGGTAAAAGCCATTCTTGATAAATATGGCTGGGTGGGTCCTGATGTTGTGGGCGGACAGGGAAGCGTTACATTATTTCTTGTTATCCAACATGCAGATCAGGCAACACAGGAAAAGTATTTACCCATGATGAGAGATGCTGTAAAAAATGGTAAAGCACAAAGCAGCAGTTTGGCCCTTCTCGAAGACAGGGTGGCCCTGAGACAAGGTAAAAGACAAATTTATGGCAGCCAGATCGGACGTGATCCTGAAACACAAGTATATTATGTATCCCCACTAGAAGATCCTGAAAATGTAGATAAAAGACGCGCAGATGTTGGACTTCCTCCATTGGCTGAGTATATAAAGAATTGGCAAATGAAATGGGATCCTGAACAATATAAAAAAGACTTACCTAAACTGGAGGCAAAAACAAAGTACAAATAA
- a CDS encoding TolC family protein has translation MKKLFFTLFYIHCFSFFSAQISDTLKIGRKEAETIFLAKNLDLIAQKLEISQAEARAVQAKYWPNPKLSISEVNLWRTYDIEEQPALIGNWGKNTQISAEIEQVIQTAGKRRKNIELQKIEVEGEKYELQEVLRELKKTLRNTITEILYNQEQQKIYQGQIASIEKLTKSYNNQLTLGNISKAEYVRLKAQEIEFKKKLISLKQEIEEQQVELKALLMLPSQTYLVISDSFVMPEKQLSELEVAQWMEKAKENRPDIMISKNKEKHAAKNLEIQNAMKTPDVAVSVGYDRGGNIMKDFIGLGVSMDLPIFDRNKGNIQEARLEIEKSKLETRKNMLRSENEIVSVFRNYIRTQKVSEEIDENYESILDGLLVSHEKNFRLRNISMLEYMDFLDTYIGNKMIILDTKKELNQYYENLQYVVGQDL, from the coding sequence TTGAAGAAGCTATTTTTTACACTATTTTATATTCATTGTTTCAGTTTCTTTTCAGCACAGATTTCAGATACTCTGAAAATTGGAAGAAAGGAAGCTGAGACTATTTTTCTGGCTAAAAACCTCGACCTTATTGCACAGAAGCTTGAAATTTCACAAGCCGAAGCAAGAGCTGTTCAGGCTAAATACTGGCCTAATCCCAAATTAAGTATCAGCGAAGTGAATCTATGGAGAACCTATGATATTGAAGAACAGCCTGCGCTTATCGGAAACTGGGGAAAAAATACTCAGATTTCTGCTGAGATAGAACAGGTGATTCAGACTGCGGGTAAAAGACGGAAAAATATTGAACTGCAGAAAATAGAAGTGGAAGGAGAGAAGTACGAACTGCAGGAAGTGTTGCGTGAGCTTAAGAAAACACTCAGAAATACCATCACCGAAATTCTTTACAATCAGGAACAGCAGAAAATCTATCAGGGACAGATTGCTTCTATTGAGAAATTAACAAAATCCTATAACAATCAATTAACTCTTGGGAATATCAGTAAAGCTGAATATGTCCGTCTGAAAGCACAGGAAATTGAATTCAAGAAAAAACTGATTTCATTAAAACAGGAAATCGAAGAGCAGCAGGTAGAGCTGAAGGCTTTATTGATGCTGCCTTCTCAAACGTATCTGGTGATTTCAGATTCATTTGTGATGCCTGAAAAGCAACTTTCAGAACTGGAGGTGGCCCAATGGATGGAAAAAGCGAAAGAAAACCGTCCTGACATCATGATTTCAAAAAATAAGGAGAAACACGCCGCCAAAAATCTCGAAATTCAAAATGCTATGAAAACGCCGGATGTTGCTGTTTCTGTTGGATACGACCGTGGCGGAAATATTATGAAAGACTTTATAGGATTGGGTGTTTCTATGGATCTGCCCATTTTCGACCGTAACAAAGGGAATATTCAGGAAGCGAGGCTTGAAATTGAGAAAAGTAAACTTGAGACCCGCAAGAATATGCTGAGATCAGAGAATGAAATTGTCTCTGTTTTTAGAAACTATATCCGTACACAAAAGGTTTCAGAAGAGATCGATGAAAATTATGAATCCATATTGGATGGATTACTGGTAAGCCATGAGAAAAATTTCAGACTGAGAAATATCAGCATGTTGGAGTATATGGATTTTCTGGATACCTACATAGGGAACAAAATGATCATACTGGATACCAAAAAAGAACTTAATCAATACTACGAAAACCTGCAGTATGTTGTAGGACAAGACTTATAA
- a CDS encoding MAC/perforin domain-containing protein — protein MKKLSFFFASIILLFAASCSTDELENPNLNENSKKNSGRNFAKSAGDGIYDVLGYGYNATGEYANSNSSGYQVIDIERFKNEQAGRLITDNVFSQEYLEEYGENAEAYSKMVSTKVGASAGFSLFKKLISVTFSSAVSNTTTNKFDAKYIYGSYNLLIKQRRFRFNATPVLLSDYLTPEFSSDLQSNSPAQIVNDYGTHVAIDIYTGAKLDVMFQSETTNQSREKAARVGVKVGVKSIFDANVDNDIDTSESSKNFSRKLSFKTRGGDPSKSLVGELNLDQANPKINISSWQNSSTPTNAVLVEFGSNGLIPLYELVKDPVKKAQLKSYIDQYLIDNQVRLDYTNTANLVNGNFVRNPATNQIFFMFENKLRYIQSPMTLYGLFNITSGEIATVSPSNLSTVERGADLTPDNDLKQDNFTNKIYMREGNILRYIPNIGIYNKYRFNNNAVKKINGTNGYIIGSDIF, from the coding sequence ATGAAAAAACTAAGTTTCTTTTTTGCCAGTATTATATTACTGTTTGCAGCTTCTTGCTCTACTGATGAGCTTGAAAATCCTAACCTAAATGAAAACTCAAAAAAAAATTCAGGGAGAAATTTCGCTAAAAGCGCTGGTGATGGTATCTATGATGTCTTAGGGTATGGTTATAATGCCACTGGGGAATATGCTAATTCTAACTCGTCAGGATATCAGGTGATTGATATTGAGAGATTTAAAAATGAACAGGCGGGTAGATTGATCACTGATAATGTATTTTCTCAGGAATATCTTGAAGAATATGGGGAAAACGCAGAAGCTTATTCAAAAATGGTCTCTACAAAAGTGGGAGCTTCAGCTGGGTTCTCTTTATTTAAAAAACTTATTTCGGTTACTTTTAGTTCTGCGGTTAGCAACACTACTACTAATAAATTTGATGCTAAATATATTTATGGTAGTTATAATCTTTTAATTAAACAAAGAAGATTTAGATTTAATGCTACCCCTGTCTTATTATCTGATTATTTGACACCGGAGTTTTCTAGCGATTTACAGTCCAATAGCCCTGCGCAAATTGTAAACGATTATGGAACCCACGTTGCAATTGATATTTATACAGGGGCTAAGTTAGATGTTATGTTTCAATCTGAAACCACTAATCAAAGCCGTGAAAAAGCAGCCAGAGTTGGAGTTAAAGTTGGAGTAAAGAGTATTTTTGATGCCAATGTTGATAATGACATAGATACTTCAGAATCAAGTAAAAACTTTTCTAGAAAATTATCCTTTAAAACCAGAGGGGGAGATCCATCGAAGAGTTTGGTGGGAGAGCTAAACCTTGACCAGGCAAATCCTAAAATTAATATTTCCAGCTGGCAGAACAGTTCCACACCAACTAATGCTGTGTTGGTAGAATTTGGGAGTAATGGTTTGATACCTCTTTATGAATTGGTTAAAGATCCTGTGAAGAAAGCTCAATTAAAATCTTATATAGATCAATATTTAATTGATAATCAGGTGAGGCTGGATTATACAAATACTGCAAATCTTGTGAATGGTAATTTTGTTAGAAATCCTGCTACCAACCAGATATTTTTTATGTTTGAAAATAAACTGAGATATATCCAGAGCCCTATGACACTTTATGGATTATTTAATATTACGAGTGGTGAAATCGCTACTGTGAGTCCAAGTAATTTGTCAACAGTAGAACGTGGGGCTGATTTAACACCTGATAATGATCTTAAACAGGATAATTTTACCAATAAGATATATATGAGAGAAGGTAATATCTTAAGATATATTCCAAATATTGGTATTTATAATAAATATAGATTTAATAATAATGCGGTTAAAAAAATAAATGGTACAAATGGCTATATAATCGGTAGCGATATTTTTTAA